The proteins below are encoded in one region of Pleuronectes platessa chromosome 12, fPlePla1.1, whole genome shotgun sequence:
- the LOC128453193 gene encoding sphingomyelin synthase-related protein 1 produces the protein MAPSGDSVAVWSCKQVAQWLQEEGFGEYVELLCSQHRLDGPSLLALTEADLRGPPLGLRVLGDIKRLTLALRRLQRQNQAELEELGLQHSDSLPSGLSSGSEGGEWGCDGAERMYNGADHLFNGTELRHRNGDRSGYGLGASQCHTHSNWRYRQHLAGRLDPEVWKTVMSCIYVFCVFGFTSVVMVIVHERVPDMRTYPPLPDIFLDSVPRIPWAFAMAEACGLILCYMFILILLLHKHRSILFRRLCSLIGTVFLLRCCTMFVTSLSVPGQHLKCSSKTYGDIWEKIQRALAIWSGFGMTLTGVQTCGDYMFSGHTVVITMLNFFVTEYTPRTWNLIHTISWVLNLFGIFFILAAHEHYSIDVFIAFYITTRLFLYYHTLANTRAYQHSRRARIWFPMFSFFECNVNGPVPNQYNWPFNKPAFMKTLIG, from the exons ATGGCTCCGTCCGGGGACAGTGTGGCTGTCTGGAGCTGTAAGCAGGTGGCCCAGTGGTTGCAGGAGGAAGGTTTTGGGGAGTATGTGGAGTTATTGTGCAGCCAGCACCGCCTGGATGGGCCCAGCCTGCTGGCTCTGACTGAGGCTGACCTGCGGGGTCCACCACTTGGCCTGAGGGTTCTTGGAGACATCAAGAGGTTAACCCTGGCGCTTCGCCGGCTCCAGAGACAGAACCAGgccgagctggaggagctgggccTGCAGCATTCAGACAGCCTCCCCTCTGGGCTCTCGTCGGGCTCCGAAGGAGGAGAGTGGGGATGTGACGGAGCAGAGAGGATGTATAACGGAGCTGATCACTTGTTTAATGGGACTGAGCTGCGGCATAGGAATGGCGACAGATCTGGATACGGTTTAGGAGCGTCACAGTGTCATACACACTCCAACTGGAGGTATAGGCAGCACCTGGCTGGTAGACTGGACCCTGAAGTGTGGAAGACAGTCATGAGTTGCAtttatgtgttttgtgtgtttggattcACGTCTGTTGTCATGGTCATTGTGCACGAGCGGGTCCCGGACATGAGGACATACCCACCACTGCCTGATATATTCCTGGACAG CGTTCCCAGAATCCCCTGGGCTTTTGCAATGGCCGAAGCCTGTGGCCTCATCCTGTGTTATATGTTTATTTTGatcctgctgcttcacaaacacag ATCCATTCTCTTCAGGCGGCTGTGTTCTTTAATAGGAACTGTGTTTCTGCTTCGTTGCTGCACCATGTTTGTCACCTCGCTCTCCGTGCCCGGGCAGCACCTGAAGTGTTCCAGTAAG ACATACGGGGATATCTGGGAGAAGATACAAAGGGCGTTAGCGATCTGGAGTGGGTTTGGCATGACCCTGACTGGTGTGCAAACATGTGGAGACTACATGTTCAGCGGACACACGGTTGTCATAACAATGCTCAACTTTTTTGTAACTGAAT ACACGCCACGAACCTGGAACCTGATTCACACCATCTCCTGGGTGCTTAACCTGTTTGGCATCTTCTTCATCCTGGCGGCCCACGAGCACTACTCCATCGACGTGTTCATCGCCTTCTACATCACCACCCGCCTCTTCCTCTACTACCACACTCTAGCCAACACCCGTGCCTACCAACACAGCCGGCGAGCACGCATCTGGTTCCCCATGTTCTCCTTCTTCGAGTGCAATGTGAACGGGCCCGTCCCCAACCAGTATAACTGGCCGTTCAACAAACCCGCCTTCATGAAAACTCTGATAGGATAG
- the si:ch73-288o11.4 gene encoding beta-microseminoprotein, translating into MALLHVFVCLLGLVVLCHSDCTFEELVTKDVNNPPKGCVDHDGAHKDFDSEWVRDCVACSCTHDGLSCCNMLPDPTEVEVSDECELVVNKQECSSKVVLKSDKTKECSPN; encoded by the exons ATG GCTTTGCTCcacgtgtttgtttgtcttctggGACTGGTTGTCCTGTGCCACTCTGACTGCACCTTCGAAGAATTAGTCACCAAAGATGTGAACAACCCCCCAAAAG GGTGTGTGGATCACGACGGAGCGCACAAGGACTTTGACTCTGAGTGGGTCAGAGACTGCGTGGCATGCTCCTGCACACATGATGGATTGAGCTGCTGTAACAT gctCCCTGATCCAACCGAGGTGGAAGTCAGTGACGAGTGTGAGCTGGTTGTGAATAAGCAGGAATGTTCTTCCAAGGTGGTGCTGAAGTCAGACAAGACAAAGGAGTGTTCTCCCAActaa
- the si:ch211-223p8.8 gene encoding dual specificity protein phosphatase 13A family protein — MSDRELITEKREKTPSLQELEEVLHSAPRSCRHGDEVWPCLYLGDMVMSHDKFGLWRLGVTHVLNAAHGKLCCKGSDDFYGTTVKYHGVPASDLPTFDLSPYFYPAAEFIHQALTSGGRKVLVHCAVGVSRSAALVLAFLMIHHHLSLLSSVRCVQEERWIFPNRGFLGQLIALDRKLQHTDLNEPK; from the exons ATGTCCGACAGAGAGTTGATCACAG agaagagagagaagacccCGTCTctccaggagctggaggaggtctTACACTCCGCTCCACGCTCCTGTCGCCATGGAGATGAGGTGTGGCCGTGCCTGTATCTGGGAGACAT GGTCATGTCTCATGATAAGTTTGGGCTCTGGCGGCTGGGCGTCACTCACGTGCTGAACGCCGCTCATGGTAAACTGTGCTGTAAGGGCAGTGATGATTTCTATGGAACCACAGTGAAGTACCATGGAGTCCCAGCCAGCGACCTGCCGACGTTTGACCTCTCACCCTATTTCTACCCTGCGGCTGAGTTTATTCACCAGGCTTTGACATCCGGAGGTA GAAAGGTGTTGGTGCACTGTGCTGTGGGTGTGAGTCGCTCGGCTGCATTGGTCCTTGCCTTCCTGATGATCCATCACCACCTCAGCCTTCTGTCCTCCGTACGCTGCGTGCAAGAGGAACGCTGGATCTTCCCAAACAGAGGCTTTCTGGGACAGCTCATAGCCCTGGACCGAAAACTGCAGCACACAGATTTGAATGAGCCAAAATAA
- the zgc:153981 gene encoding dual specificity protein phosphatase family protein: MSGSNQPQDLVPIKELELTLDSCSLELTAVDEVWPNLYIGNVAVAQNRKTLHKLGITHVLNAAHYKQGSIGDQSFYGNACVYFGIPAEDSEQFDLSQHFRPAADFIHKALKSKDGKVLVHCIMGVSRSASLVLVYLMLRQRLPLRDALRQVVQKRAIYPNRNFLSLLLKLDDQLTFKRRLCPLI; this comes from the exons atgTCAGGGAGCAACCAGCCACAGGACCTGGTGCCCATTAAAGAACTGGAGCTCACTCTGGATTCCTGCTCTCTGGAGCTCACTGCAGTGGATGAAGTGTGGCCCAACCTGTACATAGGAAATGT GGCGGTGGCACAGAACAGAAAGACGTTACATAAGCTGGGCATCACTCACGTCCTGAACGCTGCACACTACAAGCAGGGCAGCATCGGTGACCAGAGTTTTTACGGGAACGCCTGTGTTTACTTTGGTATCCCGGCTGAGGATTCAGAGCAGTTTGACCTCAGTCAGCACTTCAGACCTGCAGCTGACTTCATTCATAAAGCCCTGAAGAGCAAAGATG GGAAAGTGCTGGTGCACTGCATCATGGGAGTGAGTCGATCGGCCTCTTTGGTCCTGGTGTACTTGATGTTGCGGCAGCGTCTCCCTCTGAGAGACGCTCTGAGGCAAGTCGTCCAAAAAAGAGCCATTTACCCCAATCGCAACTTCCTGTCCTTGCTCCTCAAGCTGGACGATCAGCTGACGTTCAAACGACGGTTGTGTCCTCTAATCTGA